Proteins co-encoded in one Bradyrhizobium sp. 170 genomic window:
- a CDS encoding GFA family protein translates to MFPEEEFEKKKTKAVALGKPAAGQCLCGKVAFEIDVPARWAWHDHSPSSRRAHGAAYATYIGSWRKRFRITRGEASLTRYEDKATKTVRSFCSHCGTPIAYERPRSPHMVNIPRALFSGRTGRQPFYHIAIEELQEWAYTGEPLVPLKGYPGVVWQRSKKKKRADREGMV, encoded by the coding sequence ATGTTTCCGGAAGAGGAATTCGAGAAGAAGAAAACCAAGGCCGTTGCGCTCGGCAAGCCCGCCGCCGGCCAATGCCTGTGCGGCAAGGTCGCCTTCGAGATCGACGTGCCGGCGCGCTGGGCCTGGCACGATCATTCGCCGTCGAGCCGCCGCGCGCACGGCGCGGCGTATGCGACCTACATCGGAAGCTGGCGCAAGCGTTTTCGTATCACCAGGGGCGAGGCCAGCCTCACGCGCTACGAGGATAAGGCGACCAAAACCGTACGCAGCTTCTGCTCGCACTGCGGCACGCCGATCGCCTATGAGCGTCCGCGCTCGCCGCACATGGTCAACATCCCCCGCGCGCTGTTTTCGGGCCGCACCGGGCGGCAACCGTTCTATCACATCGCGATCGAGGAATTGCAGGAGTGGGCCTACACCGGCGAACCGCTGGTGCCGTTGAAGGGATATCCCGGCGTGGTCTGGCAGCGCTCGAAAAAGAAGAAGCGTGCCGATCGTGAGGGGATGGTCTAG